The Amblyomma americanum isolate KBUSLIRL-KWMA chromosome 3, ASM5285725v1, whole genome shotgun sequence genome window below encodes:
- the LOC144125832 gene encoding 5-taurinomethyluridine-[tRNA] synthase subunit GTPB3, mitochondrial, whose amino-acid sequence MCTLFAVAMYLRVRNISSFVRTKSTSTIFALSSGSVRSALATIRVSGPHAAAVLRRIANLKQPTPRKALLRKLVHPCSGVHLDSAIVLWFPSPHSYTGEDCCELHVHGGPGVVNAVLGALSHIEDVRQAEPGEFTKRAFLNGKMDLAEVEGLADLLRAETEAQRIQALEQMEGSLSKLYMQWTHDLKMCLANVEAFIDFSEDQGIEEAILDSAAAQAEKLATEIQAHLSDGRRGERLRGGVKVAIIGRTNVGKSSLFNALCQRDAAIVSPIAGTTRDVVESMLDIGGYPAVFSDTAGLRNSDDPVEQEGISRAQRWAAGADLALIVVDSKEFLHLQPTTDFTEDYLKQLGLMSCAPLRLIVFNKRDLLSADEQVAVEKKAKRLPVESCFTSCTTLQGIADLVKILSARLEALCGKPAECSPLLTQERHRRNLEQCLKHLKLFSTEVQSDSVIGAEHLRIAITHIGKITGRVFTEEILDVIFRDFCIGK is encoded by the exons ATGTGCACGCTGTTCGCGGTGGCGATGTATCTTCGCGTACGAAACATTTCGTCATTCGTGAGAACAAAGTCGACGTCGACTATTTTCGCACTTTCTTCCGGTTCAGTAAGGAGCGCCCTTGCCACAATCAGAGTATCTGGGCCGCACGCCGCAGCTGTACTGCGTCGCATAGCCAACctgaagcagccgacgccgcggAAAGCACTGCTGCGAAAGCTGGTGCATCCTTGCTCGGGCGTTCATCTCGACAGCGCCATTGTTTTGTGGTTTCCTT CACCTCACAGTTACACTGGTGAAGACTGCTGCGAACTGCATGTTCACGGAGGCCCCGGGGTTGTTAACGCAGTACTGGGTGCACTGTCACACATTGAAGACGTAAGGCAGGCAGAGCCCGGCGAGTTTACAAAGAG ggctttCTTGAATGGCAAAATGGACTTAGCAGAGGTTGAAGGCTTGGCAGACCTGTTACGAGCCGAGACAGAAGCCCAGAGGATCCAGGCGTTGGAACAGATGGAAGGAAGCCTCAGCAAGCTCTACATGCAGTGGACACACGACCTTAAGATG TGCCTGGCAAATGTTGAAGCCTTCATCGACTTCAGTGAGGACCAGGGGATAGAAGAAGCCATACTGGACTCCG CTGCAGCCCAGGCTGAAAAGCTAGCCACAGAGATCCAGGCTCACCTATCGGATGGGCGACGTGGAGAAAGATTACGAGGTGGTGTAAAGGTTGCCATTATCGGCCGGACCAATGTTGGAAAAAGCAGCCTCTTTAATGCCTTGT GTCAGAGGGATGCGGCCATAGTGTCGCCTATTGCAGGAACAACAAGAGATGTGGTCGAGAGCATGTTGGATATTGGCGGCTACCCTGCTGTGTTTTCTGATACTGCTGGCCTTCGCAACAGTGATGACCCAGTTGAACAAGAAGGAATTTCGCGTGCCCAGCGCTG GGCAGCTGGTGCAGATCTGGCACTCATAGTGGTGGATTCAAAGGAGTTCCTCCACCTGCAACCCACGACAGATTTTACTGAGGACTACTTGAAGCAACTCGGTCTGATGTCGTGTGCGCCACTACGCCTGATTGTCTTCAACAAGCGAGACCTTTTGTCTGCTGATGAGCAAGTGGCAgtcgaaaaaaaagcaaagaggcTGCCTGTTGAGAGCTGCTTCACATCTTGCACCACGCTTCAAGGCATTGCCGACTTGGTGAAGATCCTCAGCGCTCGGCTTGAAGCCTT GTGTGGCAAGCCAGCAGAGTGTAGCCCCCTTCTGACCCAGGAAAGGCACAGAAGGAACCTCGAGCAGTGCTTGAAGCACCTAAAGCTATTCAGCACTGAGGTGCAGAGCGACTCGGTAATAGGTGCTGAACACTTGAGGATTGCAATCACTCACATTGGCAAGATCACAGGCCGTGTTTTCACAGAAGAAATACTTGACGTTATATTCAGGGACTTTTGTATTGGAAAATAA